Proteins found in one Carboxydothermus pertinax genomic segment:
- a CDS encoding DUF1848 domain-containing protein: MQIISASRRTDIPAFYGEWFMNRIREGYFIFKNPYNAKQMSKVSLRPEDVTAIVFWTKNPGPFLKYLDELKERGYRFYFQYTVNGYGPEMEPKLPSLEKRIETFKKLSEKIGKEKVIWRYDPVIFSNVHDSDFHREKFSYILNELKDFTTRVVISFVDEYRKATINFKKLKEEGIEIYQPPEVIIKSFAYFMAQKAKKVGLEIQSCAENIAYLPAAGIMPGKCIDADYIEKIFSLNLPERLHLKDKSQRQECGCVVSKDVGIYDTCLHGCKYCYAGSYEAGKKNYEKHDPTSPLLIGKYEVEESQLTLF; this comes from the coding sequence ATGCAGATAATTAGCGCCAGTCGCCGGACTGATATTCCAGCTTTTTACGGCGAATGGTTTATGAATAGAATCCGGGAAGGATATTTTATTTTTAAAAATCCTTATAACGCTAAACAAATGAGCAAAGTTTCTCTCCGTCCCGAGGACGTGACTGCAATAGTTTTCTGGACGAAAAATCCCGGGCCATTTTTAAAGTATCTTGATGAGCTTAAAGAGAGGGGTTATAGGTTTTACTTCCAATACACCGTAAACGGTTACGGCCCAGAAATGGAGCCTAAATTACCTTCTTTAGAAAAGCGAATAGAAACTTTTAAAAAGCTATCGGAAAAAATCGGTAAAGAGAAAGTTATCTGGCGATATGACCCGGTGATTTTCAGTAATGTTCACGACAGTGATTTCCACCGAGAGAAATTTTCGTATATTTTAAATGAATTAAAAGATTTTACCACCCGGGTAGTGATAAGTTTTGTGGATGAGTATCGTAAAGCTACCATAAACTTTAAGAAGCTGAAAGAAGAAGGAATAGAGATTTATCAGCCCCCGGAAGTGATAATCAAGAGTTTTGCCTATTTTATGGCCCAGAAAGCAAAAAAAGTAGGGTTAGAAATTCAAAGCTGTGCTGAAAATATAGCCTATCTTCCTGCGGCAGGCATCATGCCAGGCAAATGCATTGATGCTGATTACATTGAAAAGATATTTTCCCTAAATTTACCTGAAAGGCTTCACTTAAAAGATAAAAGCCAGCGGCAGGAATGCGGCTGTGTGGTCAGTAAAGATGTAGGTATTTACGATACCTGTTTGCACGGGTGTAAATACTGTTATGCGGGAAGCTATGAAGCGGGGAAGAAAAATTACGAAAAACATGACCCTACCTCACCGTTACTAATTGGCAAGTATGAAGTGGAAGAGAGCCAATTGACGTTGTTTTAA
- a CDS encoding helix-turn-helix transcriptional regulator, which translates to MAKHFEIQWRQVRIRELFLQHAGQELTSKQITELLNLPQRAERTIRNDLKELIKQGFTIETPRRGRYLFRGRKTSYLRKDLRFGSDDLRRLWLLALIAEKREVKVSELYKELEKKFKEFEQEIGFSYETLQNDFKELEVHGFLQKKDEVYQLGKKFLPIYRHRIKKELNEVIRELERKYRYMQYNPLLSEVLNKLKAYRNTFIYTIDTHIEDYFAERRKIRYYHGPRELGDETLIMIKNEISRALFEEKKIKVTYKGKEQLFYPLGLVYNQNNQAWYLIAKPVRKREAAQKLRIDRIEQLEVLEEKIPQGVETCVKAMVAPGWGIGTGRKEKVKVLFYNLANTIDRVKPILEVRKIVHPTCNYYFDSAGNLIFEDYISGIEEFLSWLRQFGAEALILEPASLIEKYRETLKKLAELYPEVQADE; encoded by the coding sequence GTGGCAAAACATTTCGAGATTCAATGGCGCCAGGTCCGTATTCGAGAGCTTTTTTTGCAGCATGCAGGCCAGGAATTAACTTCCAAGCAAATTACCGAGCTTTTAAATTTGCCTCAAAGAGCGGAGCGAACAATACGCAATGATCTTAAAGAATTAATTAAACAGGGATTTACAATAGAAACTCCCCGCCGGGGGAGGTATCTTTTTAGAGGAAGAAAAACGTCTTATCTAAGAAAAGATTTGCGCTTTGGCAGTGATGATCTAAGGCGGCTTTGGCTTCTGGCGCTAATAGCTGAGAAAAGGGAAGTCAAAGTTTCGGAACTTTATAAAGAACTTGAGAAAAAGTTTAAAGAATTTGAGCAGGAAATAGGATTTAGCTATGAGACGTTGCAAAATGATTTTAAAGAGCTTGAAGTTCATGGATTTTTGCAAAAAAAAGATGAAGTTTATCAACTTGGGAAAAAATTTTTACCTATCTATCGCCACCGCATTAAGAAGGAGTTAAATGAAGTAATAAGGGAGTTAGAAAGAAAATATCGTTATATGCAATATAATCCTCTTTTAAGCGAGGTTTTAAATAAATTGAAAGCTTACCGCAATACTTTTATTTATACGATTGATACTCATATTGAAGATTACTTTGCAGAGAGGAGAAAAATCAGATACTACCATGGTCCCCGGGAGCTTGGAGACGAAACTTTAATCATGATTAAAAATGAAATTAGTCGTGCCCTTTTTGAAGAAAAGAAAATAAAAGTTACGTATAAAGGAAAAGAACAACTTTTCTATCCCCTCGGCCTTGTATATAACCAAAACAATCAAGCGTGGTATTTAATCGCTAAGCCTGTAAGAAAAAGAGAGGCAGCCCAAAAACTGCGCATTGATCGGATAGAGCAGCTTGAAGTTTTAGAGGAGAAAATTCCCCAAGGGGTAGAAACTTGTGTTAAAGCCATGGTAGCCCCCGGTTGGGGAATTGGCACCGGTCGAAAAGAGAAAGTAAAGGTTCTTTTTTATAACCTGGCAAACACTATTGATAGAGTAAAGCCTATTTTAGAGGTGAGAAAAATAGTTCATCCCACCTGCAATTATTATTTTGATTCTGCAGGAAATCTTATTTTTGAAGATTACATAAGTGGTATTGAAGAATTTTTAAGCTGGCTAAGACAGTTTGGAGCTGAAGCTCTAATTCTTGAACCGGCTTCATTGATTGAAAAATACAGGGAAACATTAAAGAAACTGGCGGAGCTATACCCGGAGGTGCAGGCTGATGAATAG
- a CDS encoding helix-turn-helix transcriptional regulator — MNSREFAELIKVINFHAAMEEISLEDAALLLAVTKDSLRSFLNEVSAHEFLNEFGGIFIDGEGENEVVICEGYGLEIPVLQFSSEEKTLIVQETGEAGEKLLKIFAQKIHKEEKDWVTKTAKTYTHKRIPGVTISSEQQEIMQKLETAIYEKLKIKINYAIPEESINNNVVFNPAGLVYYKHDGFWYLVGFEEQKLIRPEIIRIDHITSVLFEQKKAEIPAGFQIESFFKNRWGMDVGEEVKVKIRFLPEANVIEKAQRELKARGFRGLKFLEDGSLLWEDKVSGVRDLLFWLRSFGSSVEVIEPRELRQEMVENIKRLMEVYEVK, encoded by the coding sequence ATGAATAGCCGGGAGTTTGCAGAACTTATAAAAGTAATAAACTTTCATGCAGCAATGGAAGAAATAAGTTTAGAGGACGCTGCTCTGCTTCTTGCTGTTACTAAAGATTCGCTTAGAAGTTTTCTTAATGAAGTTTCTGCTCATGAATTTTTAAATGAGTTTGGCGGAATATTTATTGATGGTGAAGGAGAAAATGAGGTTGTAATTTGTGAAGGGTATGGATTAGAAATTCCTGTATTGCAGTTTAGTTCTGAAGAAAAGACGTTGATTGTTCAGGAAACCGGGGAAGCAGGGGAAAAACTTTTAAAAATTTTTGCCCAGAAAATTCACAAGGAAGAAAAAGATTGGGTAACAAAAACGGCAAAAACTTATACTCACAAAAGGATTCCTGGGGTGACGATATCTTCGGAACAACAGGAGATAATGCAAAAGCTTGAAACTGCCATTTATGAGAAGTTGAAAATTAAGATTAACTATGCTATTCCAGAAGAAAGTATAAACAATAACGTGGTTTTTAATCCTGCTGGGCTTGTATATTACAAACACGATGGCTTCTGGTACTTAGTGGGATTTGAGGAACAAAAGTTAATAAGACCAGAAATTATTAGAATTGACCACATAACCAGCGTATTATTCGAACAAAAGAAAGCAGAAATTCCGGCAGGTTTTCAAATTGAGAGTTTTTTCAAAAATAGGTGGGGGATGGATGTTGGCGAAGAAGTCAAGGTAAAAATTCGTTTTTTACCGGAAGCCAATGTTATTGAGAAAGCCCAAAGAGAATTAAAAGCCCGGGGATTTAGGGGTTTAAAATTCCTGGAAGATGGAAGCTTACTCTGGGAAGATAAAGTTTCCGGAGTAAGAGATTTACTTTTTTGGCTTCGTTCCTTTGGTTCGTCGGTGGAGGTAATTGAACCCCGGGAATTACGACAGGAGATGGTAGAAAATATAAAAAGACTCATGGAAGTTTATGAAGTTAAATAG
- a CDS encoding putative CRISPR-associated protein, translating into MKNVLCTVGTSLLGNFNRFENVVLREAALDALEKNDYAKVADILTSFPESDRNCGAEINSIFELRYRGIIGENFRLHFLISDTPDGEKVGKILERFYRGKGIQVNLVLIEGLLDKEPKRFCREGLRNLIKQMARILREYGSENCLINATGGYKAQIAVAVMLGQALGVNVYYKHEQFSEIISFPPLPFSLDQDLWLKYNYLFTVLDKGAKDLIELEDLKYEELDEKIEPLINREIIDGKTYIELSTAGQIFHETLKARWENIREEYLPPDVPEKAKDYVYYLQDHNWPKRELVLRIINKVIEKIPFVRTCRTSYLNPDLPKKEGFVLKRGEIYGIISRQGWTVGFVVETSARSERQKEAAVEYLNAHLEEVFY; encoded by the coding sequence ATGAAAAACGTTCTTTGTACTGTTGGAACAAGCCTTCTTGGAAATTTTAACCGCTTTGAAAATGTGGTTTTACGCGAAGCTGCTTTGGACGCTCTTGAGAAAAATGATTATGCCAAGGTTGCCGATATATTGACCAGCTTTCCCGAAAGCGACCGAAATTGCGGGGCAGAGATAAATTCTATCTTTGAATTGAGATATAGAGGTATAATTGGGGAAAATTTCCGGCTCCATTTTCTGATTTCCGATACACCCGATGGCGAAAAGGTCGGTAAAATCCTGGAAAGATTTTACCGGGGGAAGGGTATTCAGGTAAATTTAGTGTTAATAGAGGGCTTACTGGACAAGGAACCCAAACGTTTTTGCCGGGAAGGTCTAAGAAATTTAATTAAACAGATGGCCAGAATACTGCGGGAGTATGGGAGTGAAAATTGCCTTATCAATGCTACCGGCGGCTATAAAGCTCAAATTGCTGTGGCGGTAATGCTTGGCCAGGCACTGGGAGTAAATGTTTACTACAAACATGAGCAGTTTTCGGAAATCATCAGCTTTCCACCACTGCCTTTTTCTTTAGATCAGGATTTGTGGCTGAAATACAATTATTTATTTACGGTTTTGGATAAAGGGGCAAAGGATTTAATTGAATTGGAAGACTTAAAGTATGAAGAGCTTGACGAAAAAATAGAACCTTTGATTAACAGAGAAATAATAGATGGGAAAACCTATATTGAGCTTTCTACTGCCGGACAAATTTTTCATGAAACCCTGAAGGCGCGCTGGGAAAATATCAGGGAGGAGTATTTGCCTCCGGATGTCCCGGAAAAGGCAAAAGATTATGTATATTATCTTCAAGACCATAATTGGCCTAAGAGGGAACTGGTGCTGCGGATAATTAATAAAGTGATTGAAAAAATACCATTTGTTCGCACTTGCAGGACCAGCTACTTAAATCCTGACTTACCGAAAAAAGAAGGTTTTGTTTTAAAGCGAGGAGAAATTTATGGTATTATTTCCCGCCAGGGGTGGACCGTAGGGTTTGTGGTGGAAACTTCTGCTCGAAGTGAGAGACAGAAAGAAGCAGCGGTGGAGTATTTGAATGCGCATCTAGAGGAGGTTTTTTATTAA